DNA sequence from the Falco peregrinus isolate bFalPer1 chromosome 1, bFalPer1.pri, whole genome shotgun sequence genome:
GTAACAGTGCTCTGGTAGAAGCAGTAGAACAGTAAGTTATGTAGCTCTCCTGTGATTCACACACAccctgaggttttttttttacctttcctttCAACCTGTGCATCTCTTCGTACATTCGAATGCAGCCTTCAACTTCTGTAACTTTAGATGGCAGAACTGCTTGTAAGACTTCTTGATCCATTTCCAGAAAACTACGATCCTCATTCCCCTGCATGGTCAGCATATAAGCAAAATCAGTGGCTGAGTACAGTATCAGCTACTCAGAGGAAACCAGGTAAATCAAGTCTCCTAAACTGCATACTATTTCTAgagaaacagacaaaagaaTCCAGCAACACATAACTTTTTAGAGTTGTTACATACCCCAGTAGTGTAGCCTCACCATTTTGAATATCCTCCAGCACATATATGAGGTTGAGATAATTACTTTTCCCAGTCACTAAAACTGGGAGGAGAGATACCAAGAGCCTACAGGACGTTCACAAAAGCTGTTACCTAGAAAGGCTGCAGACTCTCCACATTCTCTTAACATTCACTGGAGAATGTTAACATTAAGAAGTCAAGACAGGTTTATACTCAGTATAATCGTACTTCAGGAGGCATTTCAGACTCTGTTATAATGAAGCAAGATCTGATAGAAGTTAAGAAATGTATTGTGAGGAAAATATCTTAAGTCTAAATGGGGCCAATATGATGCAAGACCTTGCTGCTCAGTATCACTATTATGTGATGAAGTCATAATCTAATGCACAGCAACAGacgtttgttttcttttcaggtgCTTCATCAACTTCATTACCTCCACAACTCAACCGCTCCTTGCACAGCTTCCTACCCTTCTGCCTTGTAAACGAGAGCTGTAACCTAAGTTGTTCAAAGACTACAGAGAACCCAAGGGGGTGACTCAGCAGACTCTACTCTGTGACCTCATGCTTCGAAATGAATGAATCCCATGCTGCTAATCCATAGAACTCTATAGCTCCAACTAAATTTTCCTTAGTTATGGTGAAAAAGGAAGCTTGGTTTTGGCCTACTATGAAACATTGTTCTATGGAAATCTTGTTAATGCCATTTTTATAATCACCTGTTTATCCTACAAAAAGTTGAAACCAAGCACATTTTTTCCCACAGATTAACAGAACATAAACCAGCCTTTATCAGATAATTATAGCAGCAAGttagtacatttttttcttctatccGCTCCCATACAGATTCTGGTCAGAGAACTACCTTTGTTTCACTGAGCTCTGTAGATGAAAGCAGGGGAGagccctggcagctgccagacGTGACCTTCTCCAGAGAAGATGACCGGTTTGCAAGGGGAGTGGATTTTTTAGGCGTTGAACTCTCGGAGGGTGTGATTTCTTGGGCTGTTTGCTTAATCACTCTGTCTAGGACCCAGCCAGCATAAGGGGACAGCTCAAGAGGAGACATGCACCCTTCCAAGACATCCTACAGAGAAAACGCTTCCTGTGAATACGAGACGTATGGAGGAACCCAAGGCACATTCACCCGCGCTGAAGCCACTCGCACAGGTCAGCAGGCGCTTTACCACCGCGGCTCGGGACCATGTTTAGCCGCTCCCGCTGCGGCCTCTTCACGCCGCGCTCAGGGCTCCCGCTGAGGAACAGCGCGGTGCCGCgccccagccctcccccggCAGCAGCCCCCGGACCGGCAGGCTGGGGCCCGCGGGGGCGGAGCGGGCGGCAGGGGCAGCACCGGGCCGGGGCAGGTATCTCAGGCCCCAAGCGCCAAGGGGCCGGTGCTTCTCCATCGGCAGCCCCGGGGGGCCGGGACCGTGACTCCCCCACCGCCCACAGCACACGCGGGCCTGGGGCCCCCCGGCAGCGAGCCCTCACCTCATCGCGGAGCCAGCAGCGGCGGTAGCTCAGCCGGCCCTTACTAGAGGTGCGCAGGGCCACCAGGGTATCCCAGCGGAGCTGCCGCGTCTCCATGGCGTCCCGCTCCGCCGCGGTCGGCAACGGACTGACCCCCAGCCCGCCCTTCCGCTTCCGGGGCACGGCCGGCCCGCCTCGCGCCCCGTGCGCAGCGGGCCATGAGGGCGGCGGCTGCCCCCTGGCGGGCAGGCGGGTTGCGGCCCCTCCCCCAGGAGCCAAGGTTCGAGTTCCGCCAGGGGCGCCTCGCGGGCAGCTGCGGCGGGGAAACGGGCCGGGCGGCGAAGCACGGGCAGTCTCACCGCTCTTCccttattttgtatattttcgGGAAGGGGGGCGGGCTGGAGTCCAGCCTGCACTGGAGCCTGTGTCCTGGGACGCAGGATAAATGAATCTGTGAAAACGTGGAAACACCCGTGGAACAAGGGGGccggcaggcagctgcctgcaccggCAGCTTCgagggggggtgtgggggtttgctttttctaaaatagGGGCCAGAAGACCCTAGATCCAGCACAACGAAGAAGAAATGCCCaacaaaaccaattaaaatgTAGTTTATTGCTTGTTTTACCATAGCACCTTTAGGATTTTAAAAGTGttagacacacacacaattaGAGAACTTTCAAAACCCAATTAACTTAGAGAACCTTTTTGACAAGAACTGCCCCATAACCACATCACACATAAACAGGCTACAAAAcagatcaaaaccaaaaccaatgtTTAGTTTTGCCCCCCTAAGAACCGTTTACTGGAAAGAAGAGGGCACCAGAGAGCGCACGTGTGTTAGGGACTCACTTGAAGACCCGACTTCCCAGGAGAAGGCGCAGGCGAGTTTGATGAAGAAGTTGGGTATCTCTGGGTTCTCTTTAATTGGCTTAAGACCAAGTCAGTATTTGACATACACCCTGAACTCAGGTGGCACTCACAGTGAGACCCCAGCTGAAGCGCCACTGAGGTTAAACTGCAATCTTTCCTTTGAATTCAGTTGGGTTTGGCTCAGTCCTGGGGATATTGAGGATCAGGAAATCAGGGTGAGAAGAGTAAAGCAGCATCACACTcagaagaaaaggcaaggaTCAGGGCCTATAAAAGAATCAAGcggaaaaaaaccaaaccaacaaaatcaTTATTGCTGGTATAAAACTGTTTACAAACACTGTGGTTGTTCAGGAGATAATCTCTTGTAAGTGTAAGCATAGAGCCCAGGCACTTCAGTTATTTTCAGCTTCACACTTCTGGTGGGTGGACCCTCTCCCACCATCCTATCATCCAATGTATCAATACAATGttcagtagttaaaaaaaaaaaaacaaaccacaaaaagaaGCCACAAACAAAGAACGCTACATGATCTCCCCAACACAGAGacagaatggaaaaggaaaagagctcTTACAAACATCAACACGCTCAACAAATCGCAGACAGGTTTTAAGAGCTGAAACAACCAGGACCTCACAGGATGAAAAGGACCTCTTCCATCATCTGCAAAACCCTCTGGGTTTGGGGCACAGTTTATGGTGTAGTGCCAGCCTCCAACACCAAACCAGTACGGCAGATACCCTACAGATCAGACATATGCCACCATCATCTTACTGTCTCATGAtgcaaggaaaagaggaaaatttctCCTGACAGTCACACTGAAGTGCCAGcctattttcaaaataacataTGGCTTTGAAACTGCGCTCCTTTTGTGCTTAAATGCAGATGTGCAAGGAGAGCACTGTCCTCATGGAGAAGCACGAGCGTGGCTGGGGGAGCCCAGCAAGGCACTTTCTCCAAAAACATTGGCATAGGAAGACTTGAGGAACTGGACGTAGTTTTGCATGCTGCGGTTGGTGCTGTCCGACTGCTCCAACCGATCCTTTAAATCCTGTATGCGGCTTTCATACCGGCGCTCTGCCTACATGAAGAAGCACAAAACACAGGCTGAAAGACAGCAACGTTCATCCTATTCACATTAACCTTCAGCTGTTTCCCAAGAGTGCTGAGAACAACAAGAATTAGCACAGCTGTAGATGATATTACTATAGATGGTGCTATGATATTTATAATTTGTTCTGCTCATTTCCAACTCTATTCAACAACCTGCGGAGAAAACCAGGAGACAATGCAGCTAATCAGTTGggcttttaaaactgattaGCTATAGTTATGGGGAATTAAACACACTCTTTTCTGAAAGGCAATTTGACCTGATCCATGTGCCAGCTCAATTCCAAGTAAAACTCAAGTAAACCAGCAGGTTAAATAGGACATTATGAAAGattccccttctttcttctagAATAAATCCCTTCCTCTAGAGGAGGAATAGCATTCTCTCTCAGATAACCAGGCACAGTCAACCAAGTTGAAATCTGTCCATGGTATCTGGTGCAAATCTCATTTGAACATAACAAAAAGTGATTTTCTTAAACACGTTAAGTTTAGAGCAAGTTCATTCAGATTATTGCTGTAAGTAATATGCAAATGAGAGTCCACACTCCCAGATCAGGGACGTAACAGACATGTCATGTCACACATCTGTCATTCAGGCACAGCTCTGCGTGACTTTTGCAGCATATCCATAGGACCTTGGTTTATGGACTCCATTTGCTGCCAGGacaccaccagcacagcaaGAGCATCCCTTGCAAATCACTCACATCATCTTTGCTCCGACGCAATTGGTTCAGCTCAGTTTTATTCCTACTTAGCTGGGTCTCCAAATCCAACATCTTGGACTGGACTGCCCTCTCTCTAGATGCTGCTCGCTCCCGAGTCTGTTCCACCTATGTGTACCAACAAAACAACTTTGTTAAAGGGTTGTCTACAGCAGAATGATTTTTCCCTACCCCATTGCCCACAAAAGCTCTATAAAGTTTAATTGGACACATCCTCATACATAAGCAGCAGCTCAGTTGTgtgctttcctctcttctgttgCAAACTAGAGTGCAGAGTTCAGTTTTTGAATGGTTTAAGTGTTGTACCAgcatgttttattatttgtatttcactgAACGTGATGACTGTAATGAATTTGGTCATAGGCTGAGGCAGTATTTCCAGCATTCTTGTTGTTCCCCTTTTACAGTCTGGGTAGGTTTTGGCAGAATTCCCAAACACAAGAAATTAATTACTTGTTTTTTGGCATCCTCGATGGCCATCTCCAGCTGACGTGCCAAGGAGCTGCATTCACGGGTCTTCTCCTCTAACCGCAGCTGACACTGGTGGATTGACTCCTCACGTTTTGCTATGACCTGAAGGAATTCTATGTTCTGGGTATTTGTTGTTTCTAGTTTTCTGCGTTAAGACAATAAGGAAAGGAAACCTATTCATTTTAAATGGAGTGTGATTCAGTGCCTTTTCATCAGGTCCTGAGTAGTATGGTAATAGATTCTATTCCCCCTTGAAGGGTGAGAGTCCCAGGAAACACTTCTTCATTTCTCAAACCAAAATGGCAAAAACCGAAGGACATACAGCATACCCACATACCTGCATTTTCCCAGACATTGTCACTAAAAGGAACTTATAAACAGGGGTAAAAATACGGTAATATGTCGTAATCTCAAAACTGCCAGCCTAGATTGGAGAAGGAGCTGGTTTATCTGCTAAGCCACCATCCTTTCTAACAACATTCACAACAGGTGCTGCAAAAACGTATAAATCTCTCTCCAGTGGACAGCTACTGCTTAGAGATCCTTGTGGAATAAGCAAACACACACAATCCTGGAGGCACGCAGGGGACTGGAACAAGACTGAAGCTGTTTCAATCCCCTGAGAAAACAATGGGAAGAGGATGGAAATGGAAGGTTAAGAGAGCCTAGTATTTCTAACCTttccagctcctccaccttCAAGGTGAGCTGTTTTTTGTCCTCCTGGGCAGACTGATACCTCTCTCTTGTCATCTCCGTTTTGTCCCCCTGGAGCTCAATctaaaaattacagtaattactTCACACAGTAGTCACTACCACACATGACCAACCACCTAAAATGTATGCAGCTCGCCAGAAGGAAACATGCTCAATTAGTAATTTCTGGAGAGTGCCAGAAAAGGAACAGtggacagaaaagcaaagcactaaACATCCATTTTGCTGGTGCTTCCAGTTAATGTTTGCAATGGTATGAGAAAAATTCTTCCATATTGCAAACAAAAAGCCAGGTCCGCAAATGCTTGCATGCAGAGCAACCACCCATAAGCGCGGCAAAATGCACACATTAAAAGCAGCCACATGCATGACAGCAGCCCACAAAAGTGCTAAAGCCTGAAATACCAGGACGGTTTATAATTCCAAGCCCATCAGAGTAGAGCAGTAAGGCTGCAAGATCATCTGCTGTGTCCCGAGGCATGCTTGTAGAAGTCATGCCTGTCTGTAATTGTCCCACAGTACCTACGCAATCCTCCCAGGGACACAAACATAGGGACTAGGAAAACAACCTGAAATCAGGGTGAGAAAACAAGGCTAGGACAGCACTAGCAGCAGAAAACCACAGGAGGGAAAGCTGACAAGGTGGTGAAAGTAACAAAAGTGAGTGCTGGCATTAGCAAGTGTTGGTCACCACTGCTATTCAAGTCTCAATAAGGTTCTGCACCAAGGGATGAGAAACCTTGCAAACAGTAAGGAATGCTACTAGCTAAGCCGCTAGCTTCTTGCACAAAGACATGGCACACACCTTTATTTTGCAGAGCACGTTTAATCTTTTCAAAAAGAGACGAGAACAGAGACGAAGTTTGAACCTTCCTGTGACTAGAAATTCATCTTGGCTTCAGGCTTTCAGACTGCAGTGTTGCACACACTTCCTTCCAGTTCCTTACCCGCTGACGGAGATCTGAAATCACTGCAGACAGGTCCATGGTCTTCTTCTCATAACTCTGAAGCTGGTCCTGACATTCTGCTAGCTTCATCTCCTTGATCTTTAGGATCTCAGGCAGCTTTTCCAGTTCAGCAAGCTGGCTCTGAAACTGCTTACGTGCCTGTAATCAAAGAAGAGAACATGAGGAACTTTTAAATGCTCATAAGGTCAAGACTAAAAAAATTTCTCAACTTCAATGAAGCTTTGTTAGTCTGCAACCACAATGACACTGTGGATATTTGGCCAGTGTTGGAGTTCAAAGCCAAAGGTCTTCTCCTACTCCAAAAGGCTTTATCTTAGGATTTGGCATTTCCTATGAATGCAGTGAGAATGAGTATTTTGGATCCTGGGCTTCAGTTTTACTAGAAGTACAAGCTGTTTTTTGAGGACTGCTGTTCCACATCAGACAATGGTGTAACCTACCTAGTCCCCTGTTCTAAACCACTATCTCTGCAACAAAGGAGACACTAAGCAATTTAAACACCTCTGAAGAATGCCatatagttaaaaaaaagctgctaaACATTCAATAAATTTTGCAGAATGAACAAGTCCTGAGAAAAACTAATGGAAAAGGCAAACCCAAGATAAGCCTTTATTTCCTCTTCACAGCCATTTTTCACTACATTCAGAACGTTAAGATCCATGGATGTTTGCAAGTCTTTAGAGGACTAGCTACCAGTTCAATCTCGTTGTTCATTTCATCCTTTAGTGCCTTGTTCTCTTTATCACGCTTCTCCAGTTTTGCTGCCACATCATCTGCTTCCATTCGGGTCTTCAACACCTGGatgttcaaaaaaacccccacatacTTTATCTGTTATATATAGTTTTCAACAACTGTGCAGTGTTTTGGGGTAACTAAAACTGCTCAAGGATCAGCAACAAGTCTCCTGCCACCAACTCCCACCCCAGAACTATATTTGGAAGTTCACATTCTTCTGCCACCTGGGTAATTTGGGCTTCCCAGCGAATGTTCTCCCCTTTTGCCTTCTCTTCCTACTACCACAAAGTCCCCCCAGAAAAGCAGCCAAGTACTTGCTACActaaaaggcagaagaaagcatttcactgttttccttcaccttttgaaaaggagcagggaaaagttattaaataattaaaactagTCTGCAGTTTTCAATTAATCAAGACCTCTCTGCTGTGGGAGTCAGCTCTTCCTAATGACCAAGGTAGCAGCACACAGTGAGGAAGGCAAGCCTTCCACCTTTTGGCATACAGCACATGGCAGTCTGGATGCTGCCGTGTGAGGAAAAAGTCAGGCTAATAGAGACAAAAGGACCAAACCCGTATGAAACTGCAACATCCTCCAAGAGCAAACAAAGGGTTAAATCATTACAGAATAAGCCACAATAGCAACAGGAGAAAACATGTTTGTGCAAGGGCTGAAGGTTTTGATAAGACGCCTACCTGTGATTTGTAGGTTTCAATCAACCCTTCATAGTTCCTGACAGAGCTCTTGAGCTGCTGCACTTCCATCTGCGCTTGGTTCAGCTTTTCCTCCATCAGCACCATAGCAGCCTGGAAAAAGACATCTTCTGTTGAGTGCTTGGAAGTAACTGCCACGCTAGCTGTCTAACATGGTCTAGACTAAGAAAAAAGACCATTGTCAGTGTAAGTTGGCAAAACTTCCCAGACTTCAACGGATTGCCAAATTCACATCAGCAGAGCACAGAGGTTCGGGATGGATGTGCAATCTTTCCCTTTGCCTGAAGGAGCTGTGCTACTTGGATTAGAGCCACTCCTTATTTGCATCAATGCCTAgcttttcaagaagaaaatgcagtagGTCACCTATGAGATCACCAGAGGTAAcagatgaaagaagaaatatgccagccattttttttattctgaagatTACCATTCTGTCTGCACGAGCTACAGTTGTTTGTTCTCTGGCCAGCAGCATGAAGATGTAAGGACAAGCTGTAAGATCCCAGCTGGAAGAAACAGTACTTGGATTGGAGAGAACTTCTAGCCAAAATGTGGGAGAAACCTATTTCTCCTAGAATGTACACTTCCCTTCATGTCTCTTCCCAGCACACTTGCCCTATCATACTCAGGTTATGGTGAAAACTGGTTTGAAACTGAATGGGAGCAATGGGCACAACTCAACTCTGTCCTCAGAGGCCAAGCAAACTTGTtataatttctcctttttcttcccagcatCTCAGCTTGAAAACCCTTGAATCGCTGACCTTTAGTCTTTCGTTCTCCATTTTGAGAGAAGTGGTCTCTGTAGTCTGTTGATGCAATTTTTCCACCAAAGTTTCTCTGTCCTTCCGCATGTTGTTCTCTAAGGTCGCGTGTTGTTCCAGGAAGTCTGCAGCTCGGCTGccatacagaaagaaaattaatccttGAGTGACAAGAAAGAATAAGACTCCTAACACTTGAAAATTAGCTtcagaaacacagcttttccctaccctttcatcttcctcctccagtCATGTATGCACACCTATCTATTACACTACCACCACAATCTTCTTAGCCTCTTTGAAATTAACTTGAGTTGCTCCCCTGGAGCTCAAATGCATTGCCTCCAAGATACACAGCATAAAGAGATaacctctctcttttctcatACCTACCTATTTTTTCGTGCAGCAACAACTGTACTGCAGTGATATCAACACATTTATTTACCTTCACAACAAAACTGGCATGAACTACACTGCCTAGCTCTTCTGATCCCTGCCACTCAAGTTTCTCAAACAGGTCTCACAAGAAAAACCTTAATTCTCTCAAAGTGTTACAAAATGGCAACGGAACAGAATTTTAAGGGTCAGCAAACTCTTTAAAAGTCTGCCTTTGCTGCGGCAAGTCAGCAGCACAGGCAATCCCTCTCTCTCTGAACTGCTCTAGCCCTTAGacagtgctggttttgcttggATATTTTCAGACAAtccaattaaattatttaatttaatgctattattaaattaaattaaactaaaCTATCCTTGAACTTAGAACACATCCCCACTCATGCTGGTTGCTTCAGACTAATTGTATCTTAACCTGTTCAGCGCAACAATTTCCTGTTGGAGGTCACTCTTGTCCTTTGCTACTTTGTTGTAGCGACTCCTCCACGACTCCAGAGTAGACAGCACCTCAGCAATGTAACTGTCCtatcaaacaaaagaaatacacatgAAAGAGCAAGGGTGACAAAAATGTCACTGGATATGGAATATGCAGACAACATGCCGATATGGGTAAGCATAATGTGTGAAGAGACTTCActaagacttttaaaataccGAGGACAAGTAGTATTTATATTCTTCCTGAACCTTCAGACAGAGGTGTTCTCCAACACTACTGTCAGCCAACAGATATAACAGGAGCAAAAAAGAATCCTCTCTGAAGGCAGACGAACtatcagaaatacaaagcatgGCTAAGATTCTACTAGTGCCTCTGGTCCCCTGAATTCTAAAaacaaggaagaggaaaaaaaaaaaaaaaaaaaaaaaaagtagcctAAAATCCACGTTCCCTTCTGATTTGTCTAACTTTTCTAGTTTTTCTTTATATCCTTCAGTCATTTTTCAACAGGAAATTCCAGTATGCCTCTAAGACTTTGTACTTTTCTGCTCTGAATAGTTTCTCGATTAGCAACCAACTCCATTTAGAGATTTCAGCCCAAACCACAAGACTTTGTTTTATTGGCTTTTGACAACCCTCAGATGGTTCTAAAGAACCAGGTGAAAAATCAGATCTACTAGTTTAGTATGATCTAAGTTATTGCATGTCCTAAGTTAAGGACACACAGTGAATATAGTGACAGCTGAGAAAACTAGATTTGTTCTAAACTTAGCATAAATGGGTCAAGGCATCCAGTCAAAAACAAAACTCATTAGTTGAAAGCAGAGTCCCCAGGGCTGCTACCAGAATTCAAAGATTTAGATGCATGACCTGAAATGAGGTCTGTCCTCCTGTATTATCAGGTACCTTTTCTGCTAGCTGGACAGTCAGTTGCTGTGCATACTCTTTACTCCGCTCTGCCCACTCTTTCTGTGCATGGATGGTTTTCTTCAGGGCCTCTTTATCACAATCTGCCTTCTGCTTTagttttttcagctgttccatGATACGTTCCACCTCTGCCTTATGCTGAGCTTCACCGCGCTCCAGATTCTgcaggggggggaaaaaacacaccaTACGGAATAATGCCCTTATACCTGCATACCCAAAACAGCAACTAATTTCCTAGAAATGGTGGAGACAGCTGGGCATAAACCCCCAACCTTCAGCCTGGAGGTACTTGCAGTCTGCTTTCACCTGCACAACCCTGTCCTAATGCTGAAAGACGTCAGCTTGACACgtcttcctttccttccaagagtcttcctttcttctttcatcaGCTGCTCTCTAGAATACCGATTTTCTCTCCTGACCAAGGTAAGTCCGGCCTACCAATCTTTAGATCTAACCGAGAACATTCTCCTTACTCAACTGATACGTTCACATATTATAACGTTGCTTTATGCAGCTATATATATACCTTGAATGAATTAGAGCTCCTCTAAACCATCAACACACATTCATCATAATATCGCATCAACAGATATGTTAAACATAAGACTTCGAACAAGATAAACCAGAGCAAATTTTCCCCATCGTTAATACTGTAGAAAGAATGCATGAGCGTGATCAAATACATGAACTCATAGCACAGCATTTTTCCCagattaaaaaacatttcccaaACTAAATTGTTCACAATCTGGCTTCGGTTTAGTCAAGCATCAAGACAGATTGTAAACAGTTATGTAGTAATTAActtaggaaaaaaccccaaactaattAATGCACCTGCACCTTAAAGCTATGATTTTGCTTCATGCAAGAaagtgaaaagatttttcttttcttacttcaTTTGAAAAGCATGCTGTGCATTACTGGCGTAAACATCACTAGCCAATATTTCAGTTTACGGGACACTGTAGGAGGATAGCTGGTGAGCGCTACTTCCCCGTCAGTCAGTTCAGTTTCGAGAGTAAATGAAGAGGCAAACCCCCGGGACCACTGACAACATACCCGTGTCTGTACAGTCAGACGGTTGTTCTCCGCTTCTTTGTTTCGCAGCTGTGCTTGTAAATGGCCTCTCAGAGCCACCATAGATTTGGAGAGTTCCCATGCTGTCTTTGCCTGGTCCTAAATAAGAAGCAATAAGACACATGCCTTTTTCCCCCAGGAAGCTAATAGAAGGAATACTGCAGAGTCGGTAATAGTCTCTGATTTCTTCACTGAATGATTATCTCTGGCCACCTCCACTTTCCCTTTGCAGCTCTCCTACTCCAGCAAAATGGAGAACAAAGAGTAGCCCTTTATTTTACATCAGATGTGAATGACTGGCCTGAAAGATTTGTTCTAGGGCAAAACATTCTTCAAATCTAATCTCTTCCCCTACATTCCCCTTTTACTTCCTAAACAGAGGAACAGACTGGAGTTTGACATCAGGAACCAACAGGGCCTTAAACAGGCAATTCAGTGATAAATCCAAGCAAAGAGAATACTACCTATTCATCCTTGTGACGGATGTCTCATTAGTAGAATATGGAATCCACAGCTGTGTGGGAATTGGCAGCTGTCTGTCTAGTTTTATAAGCAAGCCAGTCATCCGATCccttataaaaataatcatctgCAAATACAAACTCATATTTTGGACTATCTGTGGTTCTACAGAACTGG
Encoded proteins:
- the ODF2 gene encoding outer dense fiber protein 2 isoform X5 → MPPGKTSVRDSTCRWEGPTHRLEIVPPDSEKMLSVLRLSDLSTDEEDAEKIDSLINVVGTMKNEAKLQKKEEQQRMAKRLLEEQKEELNEVTQELVETEHENTLLRRNIERIREEKHLTVLQKKYLQHEKECLMSKLSEAERDGAAAARQIHALKNTIGRLSIEKHMSSSDINTLTRQKELLLQKLSTFEETNRRLQELLREQHNQEKDAQKMLEQQGALLKRLAESDAEKVQLQMRLQEKEEVVDNLIVQIQAEKDQAKTAWELSKSMVALRGHLQAQLRNKEAENNRLTVQTRNLERGEAQHKAEVERIMEQLKKLKQKADCDKEALKKTIHAQKEWAERSKEYAQQLTVQLAEKDSYIAEVLSTLESWRSRYNKVAKDKSDLQQEIVALNSRAADFLEQHATLENNMRKDRETLVEKLHQQTTETTSLKMENERLKAAMVLMEEKLNQAQMEVQQLKSSVRNYEGLIETYKSQVLKTRMEADDVAAKLEKRDKENKALKDEMNNEIELARKQFQSQLAELEKLPEILKIKEMKLAECQDQLQSYEKKTMDLSAVISDLRQRIELQGDKTEMTRERYQSAQEDKKQLTLKVEELERKLETTNTQNIEFLQVIAKREESIHQCQLRLEEKTRECSSLARQLEMAIEDAKKQVEQTRERAASRERAVQSKMLDLETQLSRNKTELNQLRRSKDDAERRYESRIQDLKDRLEQSDSTNRSMQNYVQFLKSSYANVFGESALLGSPSHARASP
- the ODF2 gene encoding outer dense fiber protein 2 isoform X3, with the translated sequence MKNRSSSPPLHVHVDENTPVHVHIKKAQKATPAKCQQKHKQKKKRDTVNVCQAAQVKTKAPWMPPGKTSVRDSTCRWEAKLQKKEEQQRMAKRLLEEQKEELNEVTQELVETEHENTLLRRNIERIREEKHLTVLQKKYLQHEKECLMSKLSEAERDGAAAARQIHALKNTIGRLSIEKHMSSSDINTLTRQKELLLQKLSTFEETNRRLQELLREQHNQEKDAQKMLEQQGALLKRLAESDAEKVQLQMRLQEKEEVVDNLIVQIQAEKDQAKTAWELSKSMVALRGHLQAQLRNKEAENNRLTVQTRNLERGEAQHKAEVERIMEQLKKLKQKADCDKEALKKTIHAQKEWAERSKEYAQQLTVQLAEKDSYIAEVLSTLESWRSRYNKVAKDKSDLQQEIVALNSRAADFLEQHATLENNMRKDRETLVEKLHQQTTETTSLKMENERLKAAMVLMEEKLNQAQMEVQQLKSSVRNYEGLIETYKSQVLKTRMEADDVAAKLEKRDKENKALKDEMNNEIELARKQFQSQLAELEKLPEILKIKEMKLAECQDQLQSYEKKTMDLSAVISDLRQRIELQGDKTEMTRERYQSAQEDKKQLTLKVEELERKLETTNTQNIEFLQVIAKREESIHQCQLRLEEKTRECSSLARQLEMAIEDAKKQVEQTRERAASRERAVQSKMLDLETQLSRNKTELNQLRRSKDDAERRYESRIQDLKDRLEQSDSTNRSMQNYVQFLKSSYANVFGESALLGSPSHARASP
- the ODF2 gene encoding outer dense fiber protein 2 isoform X1 — encoded protein: MKNRSSSPPLHVHVDENTPVHVHIKKAQKATPAKCQQKHKQKKKRDTVNVCQAAQVKTKAPWMPPGKTSVRDSTCRWEGPTHRLEIVPPDSEKMLSVLRLSDLSTDEEDAEKIDSLINVVGTMKNEAKLQKKEEQQRMAKRLLEEQKEELNEVTQELVETEHENTLLRRNIERIREEKHLTVLQKKYLQHEKECLMSKLSEAERDGAAAARQIHALKNTIGRLSIEKHMSSSDINTLTRQKELLLQKLSTFEETNRRLQELLREQHNQEKDAQKMLEQQGALLKRLAESDAEKVQLQMRLQEKEEVVDNLIVQIQAEKDQAKTAWELSKSMVALRGHLQAQLRNKEAENNRLTVQTRNLERGEAQHKAEVERIMEQLKKLKQKADCDKEALKKTIHAQKEWAERSKEYAQQLTVQLAEKDSYIAEVLSTLESWRSRYNKVAKDKSDLQQEIVALNSRAADFLEQHATLENNMRKDRETLVEKLHQQTTETTSLKMENERLKAAMVLMEEKLNQAQMEVQQLKSSVRNYEGLIETYKSQVLKTRMEADDVAAKLEKRDKENKALKDEMNNEIELARKQFQSQLAELEKLPEILKIKEMKLAECQDQLQSYEKKTMDLSAVISDLRQRIELQGDKTEMTRERYQSAQEDKKQLTLKVEELERKLETTNTQNIEFLQVIAKREESIHQCQLRLEEKTRECSSLARQLEMAIEDAKKQVEQTRERAASRERAVQSKMLDLETQLSRNKTELNQLRRSKDDAERRYESRIQDLKDRLEQSDSTNRSMQNYVQFLKSSYANVFGESALLGSPSHARASP
- the ODF2 gene encoding outer dense fiber protein 2 isoform X6 — encoded protein: MPPGKTSVRDSTCRWEAKLQKKEEQQRMAKRLLEEQKEELNEVTQELVETEHENTLLRRNIERIREEKHLTVLQKKYLQHEKECLMSKLSEAERDGAAAARQIHALKNTIGRLSIEKHMSSSDINTLTRQKELLLQKLSTFEETNRRLQELLREQHNQEKDAQKMLEQQGALLKRLAESDAEKVQLQMRLQEKEEVVDNLIVQIQAEKDQAKTAWELSKSMVALRGHLQAQLRNKEAENNRLTVQTRNLERGEAQHKAEVERIMEQLKKLKQKADCDKEALKKTIHAQKEWAERSKEYAQQLTVQLAEKDSYIAEVLSTLESWRSRYNKVAKDKSDLQQEIVALNSRAADFLEQHATLENNMRKDRETLVEKLHQQTTETTSLKMENERLKAAMVLMEEKLNQAQMEVQQLKSSVRNYEGLIETYKSQVLKTRMEADDVAAKLEKRDKENKALKDEMNNEIELARKQFQSQLAELEKLPEILKIKEMKLAECQDQLQSYEKKTMDLSAVISDLRQRIELQGDKTEMTRERYQSAQEDKKQLTLKVEELERKLETTNTQNIEFLQVIAKREESIHQCQLRLEEKTRECSSLARQLEMAIEDAKKQVEQTRERAASRERAVQSKMLDLETQLSRNKTELNQLRRSKDDAERRYESRIQDLKDRLEQSDSTNRSMQNYVQFLKSSYANVFGESALLGSPSHARASP